A single genomic interval of uncultured Sunxiuqinia sp. harbors:
- a CDS encoding Crp/Fnr family transcriptional regulator yields the protein MKTISENDKDFICDIQAPCFQVLEPEEVELVRSSRAQVHFRKGDNLTKQGAFASYILFIISGLSRQYLEGENNKVYNLKIIQQGEFVGLSSAFVNNTFDYSAVALTDCMAFLIEKQAIAKVANQNGLFASTFIQRFCKQESGLYETIRQVLYKQMNGRLAETLLYLNGFKASNPEIFQLLTRKDLADFAGISMESAVKLLKGYEKDGLIELKDKDITILKSEMLQEISLRG from the coding sequence ATGAAGACGATTTCAGAAAACGATAAAGATTTTATTTGCGACATACAGGCGCCTTGTTTCCAGGTGCTTGAGCCGGAAGAGGTGGAGCTGGTGCGATCAAGCCGTGCTCAGGTACATTTTAGGAAAGGGGATAACTTAACCAAGCAGGGGGCTTTTGCTTCATATATTCTATTTATTATCAGTGGTTTGTCTAGACAGTATTTGGAGGGTGAAAATAATAAAGTTTATAATCTCAAAATAATACAGCAGGGTGAGTTTGTTGGGCTATCATCTGCCTTTGTGAATAATACCTTTGATTATTCGGCCGTAGCATTAACCGATTGTATGGCATTTTTGATCGAAAAACAGGCAATTGCAAAAGTTGCTAACCAAAATGGTTTGTTTGCTTCCACTTTTATTCAGCGGTTTTGCAAGCAAGAATCCGGACTGTATGAAACAATAAGACAGGTTCTTTACAAGCAAATGAATGGGCGATTGGCCGAAACTTTGCTTTATTTGAATGGTTTTAAAGCTAGTAATCCAGAAATTTTTCAGTTGCTTACCCGAAAGGACTTGGCTGATTTTGCCGGCATATCTATGGAAAGTGCGGTTAAACTTTTGAAAGGATATGAAAAAGACGGGTTGATCGAATTGAAAGATAAAGATATTACCATTTTGAAAAGTGAAATGTTGCAGGAGATTAGTTTGAGAGGGTAG
- a CDS encoding FAD-dependent oxidoreductase — MEKIVIIGGVAAGATAAAKVRRISSSAQIIMLEAGPDISFANCGLPYYIGGDIKSRSKLILQSPESFKEQYNVDVHTNTAVVKIDRAALQVLTSHAITGEKKAYEYTKLILAQGGKPINPTLPGADLDHVFSLWTLNDMDQIAEHLEQKKPKNAVVVGGGFIGLEMVEALAKQGLNVNVVEMMPHVMGIMEGETAGFIENELLSYGVGIHTNTGVTTIKSNTVSLSNGKTLDADIVIMSIGVRPTLQLAKDAGLELGEAGGLLVNTQLQTSDPNIYAAGDMVEIEHRVSGKKVRIPLAGPANRQGRIAAENALGGNHEYRGAIGTSVVRVFEAVAGITGLSLKQARALGIDADAVSVHKEHHTAYYPGAETVTSLLVYDRNTGVIIGGQTAGYKGADKRLDVIATAAATKLTIHDLADIDLAYSPPIGTANDAINMAAYTAENRKSGFSPSVTASELDSFVADKNPVYIDVRDIFAFEKTHIEGAIHIPLELLSQQLDEIPSDRQIIVYDETGKKGHQALRTLRGAGFSDVTNISGGHTSLQRHARTIGFEHIAIDLLQIENKTLEEEVAEQEEQTTSKVIDDHSPIVVDVRTVEEFESGAYPDAINIPLDELMYRFEELGENASREIVVYCASGARSGYAQRMLMQVGFSNVKNGGGLTTMMANQKPKEKTTTASNEPIVVDVRTP, encoded by the coding sequence ATGGAAAAAATTGTAATTATAGGAGGAGTTGCAGCCGGAGCAACAGCTGCAGCAAAAGTGAGACGCATTTCCTCCTCAGCTCAAATAATTATGCTCGAAGCAGGGCCAGACATCTCATTTGCAAACTGCGGATTGCCCTATTACATTGGCGGAGACATCAAAAGCCGTTCAAAACTGATTTTACAGAGTCCGGAAAGTTTTAAGGAACAGTATAACGTAGATGTGCATACAAATACCGCTGTTGTTAAAATAGATAGAGCTGCACTTCAAGTGTTGACCTCTCATGCAATTACCGGCGAAAAAAAAGCTTATGAGTACACAAAGCTGATTTTGGCCCAGGGAGGGAAACCAATCAATCCAACATTACCAGGCGCTGATCTGGATCATGTTTTCAGCTTGTGGACGTTGAATGACATGGATCAAATTGCAGAGCATCTGGAACAGAAAAAACCAAAGAATGCCGTAGTTGTAGGTGGTGGATTTATTGGACTTGAAATGGTTGAAGCCCTGGCAAAACAAGGGTTAAACGTAAATGTAGTTGAAATGATGCCGCACGTAATGGGTATTATGGAAGGTGAAACTGCCGGATTTATTGAAAATGAATTACTTTCATACGGAGTGGGAATTCACACGAACACCGGAGTAACCACAATAAAATCCAACACCGTTTCGCTCAGTAACGGAAAAACATTAGACGCTGATATCGTAATCATGTCGATTGGTGTACGCCCTACCCTGCAACTCGCAAAAGATGCCGGATTAGAATTAGGAGAAGCGGGAGGCTTGTTGGTTAATACTCAGTTACAAACTTCCGATCCTAATATTTACGCAGCTGGCGACATGGTGGAAATTGAACATCGTGTGAGCGGTAAAAAAGTCCGTATTCCCTTAGCAGGACCGGCTAACCGTCAAGGACGAATCGCTGCCGAAAATGCCTTAGGAGGCAATCATGAATACAGAGGAGCTATCGGAACATCTGTGGTTCGTGTTTTTGAAGCTGTTGCCGGAATTACGGGTTTGTCATTAAAACAAGCCCGTGCTTTGGGAATTGATGCCGATGCTGTCTCCGTTCATAAAGAACATCACACGGCCTATTATCCGGGAGCAGAAACAGTGACCAGCCTTTTGGTTTACGATCGAAACACCGGAGTTATTATAGGTGGACAAACTGCCGGCTATAAAGGCGCAGACAAACGTCTGGACGTTATTGCTACTGCTGCTGCCACCAAACTAACGATTCACGATTTGGCCGATATTGATTTGGCTTACTCACCACCTATTGGAACAGCAAACGATGCCATCAATATGGCTGCGTACACAGCTGAAAACAGAAAGTCAGGCTTCAGTCCATCGGTTACAGCTTCTGAATTGGATAGTTTTGTAGCGGATAAAAATCCGGTTTACATTGATGTGCGCGACATTTTTGCTTTTGAAAAAACTCATATTGAAGGGGCGATTCATATTCCGCTCGAATTACTATCACAGCAATTGGATGAAATACCTTCCGACCGGCAAATAATCGTTTATGACGAAACCGGCAAAAAAGGCCATCAAGCTCTGAGAACACTGCGTGGAGCTGGATTTAGCGATGTAACCAACATATCAGGTGGTCATACGTCATTGCAACGTCACGCCAGAACGATCGGATTTGAACATATTGCGATTGATTTGCTACAGATCGAAAATAAGACTTTAGAAGAAGAAGTAGCTGAGCAAGAAGAACAGACAACCAGCAAGGTAATCGACGATCATTCACCAATTGTTGTTGACGTGCGTACTGTTGAAGAGTTCGAAAGCGGCGCTTATCCCGATGCGATTAACATTCCGTTGGATGAATTAATGTACCGATTTGAAGAATTGGGAGAAAATGCTTCGCGTGAGATTGTCGTTTATTGTGCTTCAGGCGCACGCTCGGGATATGCACAACGAATGCTCATGCAAGTTGGCTTTAGCAATGTAAAAAATGGCGGTGGTTTGACAACCATGATGGCAAACCAAAAACCCAAGGAAAAAACAACTACTGCTTCAAATGAACCAATTGTGGTAGATGTGCGCACTCCCTAG
- a CDS encoding citrate (Si)-synthase, translating into MEYIKNKFYQKASKCIGEYQKLKNEHGDKVIANVTIGQVMTGMKGVPSLITDTSKLDPTTGIRFRGHTIPELRDKLPRLNPEGEPLPEGLFYLMLIGEIPERDDVLNISKDWATRAYVPQHVFDVIDALPKTSRPMTQFSAAILSMATDSIFQKAYRAGVHKKHYWDTTYEDVMNLIARLPRIAAYIYRRQFYNDEHIEPDPRLDWAGNLAHMMGHDSEEVKRLMRLYMVIHSDHEGGNVSAHTTHLVGSALSNPYYSYAAGMLGLAGPLHGYANQEVINWIFDMIQELDKDDPTEEDIIAYTKKTLGEGRVIPGYGHAVLRQTDPRFTAQQEFAKKYVKDDKLINIVNTLHRVVPPILEDTGKVKNPWPNVDAYSGALLYHYGLKEHSFYTVLFGVSRALGVLASLVMDRLYGLPIERPSSFPLKWYHEKAGDKNGGC; encoded by the coding sequence ATGGAATACATTAAGAATAAGTTTTATCAAAAAGCCAGCAAGTGCATCGGTGAATACCAAAAGCTAAAAAATGAGCATGGTGACAAAGTGATTGCGAATGTTACTATCGGTCAAGTTATGACCGGTATGAAAGGAGTTCCGAGCTTAATTACTGACACTTCAAAGTTAGATCCAACAACTGGGATTCGCTTTCGAGGTCACACAATACCAGAATTGCGTGATAAATTGCCAAGGCTAAACCCTGAGGGAGAACCACTACCCGAGGGACTTTTTTACTTAATGCTAATTGGTGAAATTCCTGAAAGAGATGATGTTTTAAACATTAGTAAAGACTGGGCAACTCGTGCTTATGTACCTCAGCACGTTTTTGATGTCATTGATGCGTTACCCAAAACTTCGCGTCCGATGACACAGTTTAGTGCCGCCATCTTAAGTATGGCTACTGACTCTATTTTCCAAAAAGCATACCGAGCAGGAGTACATAAAAAGCACTATTGGGATACGACTTATGAAGATGTGATGAACCTTATTGCACGCTTGCCAAGAATTGCAGCTTACATTTATCGTCGTCAGTTTTATAACGACGAACATATTGAGCCGGATCCACGCTTAGACTGGGCTGGAAACCTGGCGCACATGATGGGGCATGATTCGGAGGAAGTAAAGCGCTTAATGCGTTTGTATATGGTAATTCATTCTGATCATGAAGGTGGAAATGTTTCGGCGCATACCACGCATCTGGTCGGTTCCGCATTGAGTAATCCTTATTACTCATATGCTGCCGGAATGTTGGGATTAGCCGGTCCGCTTCATGGTTACGCAAATCAGGAAGTAATTAACTGGATTTTCGACATGATTCAGGAATTGGATAAAGACGATCCAACAGAAGAGGATATTATCGCTTACACAAAGAAAACCTTGGGTGAAGGTCGTGTAATCCCGGGATACGGTCATGCTGTGTTACGTCAAACAGATCCACGATTTACTGCACAGCAAGAGTTTGCTAAAAAGTATGTGAAAGACGATAAATTAATCAATATTGTAAATACGCTTCACCGAGTTGTTCCTCCAATTTTGGAAGATACCGGAAAGGTTAAAAATCCTTGGCCAAACGTCGATGCTTACTCTGGAGCATTGCTTTACCACTACGGATTGAAAGAACATTCATTCTATACCGTATTATTTGGTGTTTCAAGAGCACTTGGAGTACTGGCAAGTTTGGTGATGGATCGTTTATACGGTCTCCCAATAGAACGTCCTTCTTCATTCCCGCTCAAATGGTATCATGAAAAAGCAGGTGACAAAAATGGCGGATGTTAA
- a CDS encoding ABC transporter ATP-binding protein — protein sequence MLEIKSLTKNFQSGSGEKRVILDGLNLTVKEGESVAIVGPSGSGKTTLLNMLGALDQPDSGDVLLDGESVFTKNEKELAAFRNRSIGFVFQLHHLLPQLNLLENVLLPVIAQQKQVDESAKKRAEELTYKLGIEALLLQKPGQLSGGECQRTAVARALINQPRILLADEPTGALDQHASDQLTDLLLQLNKEHKTSLIVVTHSMNLASKMDKIYHLNEGKLQLNKA from the coding sequence ATGCTCGAAATAAAATCACTAACCAAAAATTTTCAATCCGGATCGGGCGAAAAAAGAGTCATTCTTGATGGATTGAATTTAACGGTAAAGGAAGGCGAAAGTGTGGCCATTGTAGGGCCGTCCGGCTCAGGGAAAACCACATTGCTGAATATGTTGGGAGCATTAGACCAACCAGATAGCGGCGATGTTTTGTTGGATGGCGAATCCGTTTTCACAAAAAATGAGAAGGAGCTGGCTGCATTTCGCAACCGGTCGATTGGCTTCGTATTTCAATTGCACCATTTGCTGCCGCAGTTAAACTTGTTGGAGAACGTGCTGCTTCCTGTTATTGCCCAACAAAAGCAAGTTGATGAGTCTGCTAAAAAGCGAGCAGAAGAGTTGACTTATAAATTGGGAATTGAAGCCTTGCTTTTACAGAAGCCGGGACAGCTTTCAGGTGGCGAATGCCAGCGCACAGCAGTTGCCCGGGCATTGATCAACCAACCCAGAATATTGCTGGCCGATGAACCAACCGGGGCGTTGGATCAGCATGCATCGGATCAACTAACCGATTTGTTACTGCAACTCAATAAAGAGCACAAGACAAGCTTGATTGTGGTTACTCACTCGATGAACCTCGCTTCAAAAATGGATAAAATTTATCATCTCAACGAAGGGAAACTACAACTGAATAAGGCATGA
- the trxA gene encoding thioredoxin has protein sequence MAQIIIGILALVIVGFFILAKVAKNKMKNTPMVDDHKNIITLTDKNFQQKTKNKLVLVDFWASWCAPCKMMAPILNDVSEELNGNSYIGKVNIEQYQILAQKFKVRNIPTLILFRNGKEVGRFVGIKSKKYLLNEIAKAS, from the coding sequence ATGGCACAAATAATTATTGGAATACTTGCTCTCGTCATTGTCGGATTTTTCATTCTAGCTAAAGTTGCCAAAAACAAAATGAAAAATACGCCAATGGTTGATGACCACAAAAACATTATAACACTTACAGACAAAAATTTTCAACAAAAAACAAAAAACAAATTGGTTTTGGTTGACTTCTGGGCCAGTTGGTGTGCACCATGCAAAATGATGGCCCCTATTTTAAATGATGTATCAGAAGAATTAAATGGAAACTCCTACATCGGGAAAGTGAATATCGAGCAATACCAGATATTAGCTCAAAAATTTAAAGTTCGAAATATTCCCACCCTCATCCTTTTTAGAAACGGAAAAGAAGTTGGACGCTTCGTCGGAATTAAAAGCAAAAAATATTTATTGAATGAAATTGCAAAGGCCAGCTAA
- a CDS encoding ABC transporter permease, with protein sequence MNSLKYALKSWLHYWKLNLTIVLGVALSAAILFGAFIIGDTVKYSLQQITLQRLGETNWVVTGGERLFRADLASEIVTESNEATSILFANGMAVLNGGQARAGQLQVWGVENGFNGFVGVDSLYTFNGNEAVINAQLAEVLGVNLGEEILLRVNKQSTFPANTPFVSADESMVSFRVKVKAIAGQNETGNFNLQNIQSVPKNVFLSLDFLNRQMDLNERANVILVNAGEMQEKDLYERISVHWKLEDLNLAIRENVALDYTELISDRVFVEPSILDKIVHREEKAYPVFSYFVNKFQLGDRQTPYSFVTGLPGQIAAIGDGEMIINQWLAEDLQTELGDSISVTYFEVGPLRQLKKKTARFQISGVVEMEGQWADLNLMPDIPGLSDAGHCSDWETGVPIDLSDIRQKDEDYWNKYKGTPKAFVSLKTAQELWGNRFGKATAIRVNHSDEADLEKLVLSTLQPQDIGFQVKDAKANGLQAASQGSDFSGLFIGLSFFVLFAALLLAYLMFELYLNFRRREIGTLHAMGFSPSRIQQFFFSEALFIVFTGIILGLPLGLAYNSLIMDAINSIWRDIVRTSILHVLVRPMAALQTILIVLVISLTTVWFVLRRFAKQAIVSVQQQQVPKSKSGKRSFWIGISLVVLSVMLMLWQGIGQELNAEIFFISGFVLLPGLILLVNNWFIRNETDASSKLSANYISYKLILANCRRNMLIISFLSIGVFLVLSTGLNRKDLTSHADQASSGTGGYAFFAQTSYPVLYDLNAAEGRFELGFEESPAQFVQFQALPGDDASCLNLNRVKRPRILGFDVTKFDQRQAFTFATKSDELDAEHPWMTLEKPLENGQIPAVADQTVIKWGLGKSVGDTLVYQNEAGKQIVLKLVGGLANSVFQGNILIADSLFYGNFPSVSGSQVFLVDAPISEEESLRSAFRNYGLEILTTKERLLLFYQVENTYLNIFLLLGALGLLIGTAGLGIIIFRSIYESRTQFALLEATGFRKQNIRQLVLRGHLLLVLVSLVLGVIPAILSALPRLLSALYVGLLYWSLLIFVIVLLSGWLWVFIGNRLAMRGNLYQSLRNE encoded by the coding sequence ATGAATAGTTTGAAATATGCGCTTAAATCGTGGCTTCACTATTGGAAATTAAACCTGACTATTGTACTTGGTGTAGCGCTGAGTGCCGCCATTTTGTTTGGCGCCTTTATCATCGGTGATACCGTAAAATACAGCCTCCAACAAATCACCCTGCAACGATTAGGCGAAACCAATTGGGTTGTAACAGGTGGCGAACGATTGTTTCGCGCGGATTTAGCAAGTGAAATTGTGACCGAAAGCAATGAGGCAACTTCGATTTTGTTTGCCAACGGTATGGCCGTGTTGAACGGAGGCCAAGCGCGGGCAGGTCAATTACAAGTTTGGGGAGTAGAAAATGGTTTTAATGGTTTTGTCGGAGTCGACAGTTTATATACGTTTAACGGAAATGAAGCGGTAATTAACGCGCAGCTGGCCGAAGTATTGGGCGTGAATTTGGGAGAGGAAATCCTGCTAAGGGTGAACAAACAGAGCACCTTTCCGGCAAATACGCCTTTTGTGTCGGCCGATGAAAGTATGGTTTCATTTCGTGTGAAGGTAAAGGCCATTGCCGGGCAGAACGAAACAGGCAATTTCAATTTACAAAACATTCAATCGGTTCCTAAAAATGTGTTCCTGTCGTTGGACTTTTTAAACCGACAAATGGACTTGAACGAAAGGGCAAACGTTATTTTGGTGAATGCCGGGGAAATGCAGGAAAAAGATCTGTATGAACGGATTTCGGTGCATTGGAAGTTAGAAGATTTGAATCTTGCCATCCGGGAAAATGTAGCTTTGGATTATACTGAGTTGATCTCTGACCGTGTTTTTGTTGAGCCATCCATTCTTGATAAAATAGTACACAGAGAAGAAAAAGCCTATCCGGTGTTTTCTTATTTCGTCAACAAATTTCAGTTGGGTGATCGGCAAACGCCTTATTCGTTTGTTACAGGTTTGCCCGGGCAAATAGCTGCTATCGGTGATGGCGAAATGATCATCAATCAATGGTTAGCCGAAGATTTGCAGACTGAACTTGGTGACTCTATTTCGGTGACTTATTTTGAGGTTGGCCCGCTTCGTCAGTTGAAGAAAAAGACAGCTCGGTTTCAAATTTCCGGGGTTGTTGAAATGGAAGGACAGTGGGCCGATCTGAACCTGATGCCTGATATCCCGGGCTTGTCAGATGCCGGGCACTGTAGCGATTGGGAAACAGGTGTTCCCATTGATTTGTCTGACATCCGCCAGAAAGATGAAGATTATTGGAATAAATATAAAGGAACACCAAAGGCATTTGTCAGCCTGAAAACAGCTCAAGAATTGTGGGGTAATCGCTTTGGAAAGGCCACAGCTATTCGCGTTAATCATAGCGATGAAGCTGATTTAGAAAAATTGGTATTATCGACGCTTCAGCCACAGGATATTGGTTTTCAAGTGAAAGATGCTAAAGCGAATGGTTTGCAAGCTGCATCGCAAGGAAGCGATTTTAGCGGTCTGTTTATAGGCCTTAGCTTTTTTGTGTTGTTTGCGGCTTTATTATTGGCTTATCTGATGTTTGAACTGTATCTGAATTTTCGTCGGCGCGAAATCGGAACCTTACATGCTATGGGATTCTCTCCATCCAGAATTCAACAGTTTTTCTTCTCCGAAGCCTTATTTATTGTGTTCACAGGAATCATACTCGGCTTGCCACTCGGCTTGGCATACAACAGCCTGATTATGGATGCCATCAATTCCATTTGGCGCGATATTGTGCGAACTTCTATTTTGCACGTTTTGGTTAGGCCAATGGCTGCTTTACAAACGATTTTAATTGTGCTTGTTATTAGCTTGACAACAGTATGGTTTGTGTTGAGGCGCTTTGCCAAACAGGCAATCGTATCCGTTCAGCAACAGCAAGTTCCAAAATCCAAATCGGGTAAACGATCATTTTGGATTGGGATAAGCTTGGTTGTTCTATCTGTTATGTTGATGCTCTGGCAGGGGATTGGTCAGGAATTAAATGCTGAAATCTTTTTCATCAGTGGTTTTGTCTTACTTCCCGGCTTAATTTTGTTGGTAAATAATTGGTTTATTCGGAACGAAACTGATGCTTCTTCGAAACTGTCAGCAAACTACATTTCGTATAAACTGATTCTGGCTAATTGCCGAAGAAATATGTTGATCATTAGCTTCCTTTCGATCGGCGTGTTTTTAGTGCTTTCTACCGGGCTTAACCGTAAAGATTTGACGAGTCATGCCGATCAAGCTTCGTCTGGTACCGGTGGCTATGCTTTTTTTGCTCAAACCAGTTATCCTGTTTTGTATGATTTAAATGCTGCGGAAGGTCGATTTGAATTAGGCTTTGAAGAATCTCCAGCTCAATTTGTACAGTTTCAGGCGCTACCGGGTGATGATGCCAGTTGCCTGAACCTGAACCGGGTGAAACGGCCTCGGATTTTAGGTTTCGACGTGACAAAATTTGATCAACGTCAGGCGTTTACCTTTGCCACAAAGTCTGATGAGTTGGATGCAGAGCATCCGTGGATGACCCTGGAAAAGCCGTTGGAAAATGGGCAAATTCCGGCTGTTGCCGATCAAACGGTCATAAAATGGGGATTGGGAAAATCAGTTGGCGACACGCTCGTATATCAAAATGAAGCGGGAAAACAAATTGTGTTGAAGTTGGTTGGTGGATTAGCTAATTCTGTTTTTCAGGGAAATATTTTGATTGCCGACAGTTTGTTTTATGGTAATTTCCCATCGGTAAGTGGTTCGCAAGTATTTTTAGTTGACGCACCCATTTCGGAGGAAGAAAGCCTTCGATCAGCCTTTCGGAATTATGGTTTGGAGATTTTAACAACCAAAGAACGCTTATTGCTTTTTTATCAGGTTGAAAACACTTACCTGAACATCTTTTTATTGTTAGGTGCCTTGGGCTTGCTTATTGGAACAGCCGGGCTTGGTATTATTATTTTTCGGAGTATTTATGAGAGTCGCACACAGTTTGCCTTGTTGGAAGCAACCGGTTTTCGAAAACAGAATATCCGACAACTCGTTTTACGCGGTCACCTGCTTCTTGTTTTGGTGTCGCTTGTGTTAGGGGTCATACCGGCGATTCTTTCCGCTTTACCTCGTTTGTTGTCTGCATTGTATGTCGGTTTGCTTTACTGGAGCTTATTAATTTTTGTAATTGTCCTGCTGAGTGGCTGGCTTTGGGTTTTTATCGGCAACCGACTGGCCATGCGAGGAAATTTATATCAATCGCTTCGAAATGAATAA
- a CDS encoding isocitrate dehydrogenase (NADP(+)) — protein sequence MEKIKVANPVVELDGDEMTRVIWSFIKEKLVFPYLDLNIKYYDLGMEKRDETDDQITVDAANAIKKYGVGIKCATITPDELRVSEFNLKSMWRSPNGTIRNILGGTVFREPIIINNIPRLVPGWKKPICIGRHAFGDQYRATDFLTKGKGKLTITFTPEDGGEVQSYDVYDFEGDGIAMAMYNTDESIFGFARACMNQALAKKWPLYMSTKNTILKKYDGRFKDIFEKVFNDEFKEKFEEAGITYEHRLIDDMVAAAMKWEGGFVWACKNYDGDVQSDTVAQGFGSLGLMTSTLVTPDGKTMEAEAAHGTVTRHFRQHQKGNPTSTNPIASIFAWTRGLAFRGKLDENQALIDFANTLEQVCISTVESGKMTKDLALIIHGKDLKEEHYLTTQEFLNAIDENLRNSLTAN from the coding sequence ATGGAAAAAATCAAAGTAGCAAATCCAGTAGTAGAGCTAGACGGAGATGAAATGACCCGGGTTATTTGGTCATTCATTAAAGAAAAATTAGTCTTCCCATATCTTGATCTTAATATCAAGTATTACGACTTGGGCATGGAAAAACGTGACGAAACCGATGATCAGATTACAGTTGATGCAGCCAACGCAATAAAAAAATACGGAGTAGGCATCAAATGTGCAACCATCACTCCCGACGAGTTGCGAGTTTCCGAATTTAATTTGAAAAGCATGTGGAGATCTCCAAACGGTACCATCCGTAATATTTTAGGTGGTACTGTATTTAGAGAGCCCATTATCATTAATAATATTCCCCGATTGGTGCCAGGTTGGAAAAAACCCATTTGTATCGGACGTCATGCTTTTGGTGACCAATACCGTGCAACCGATTTCCTAACAAAAGGAAAAGGAAAACTAACCATTACATTCACACCTGAAGACGGCGGTGAAGTACAGTCATACGACGTTTATGATTTCGAAGGTGACGGTATCGCAATGGCAATGTACAATACCGATGAATCTATTTTTGGCTTTGCCCGCGCATGCATGAACCAAGCTCTTGCAAAAAAATGGCCACTGTACATGTCCACCAAAAACACTATTCTCAAAAAATACGACGGGCGCTTCAAAGATATTTTTGAGAAAGTCTTTAATGACGAGTTCAAAGAAAAATTCGAAGAAGCCGGCATCACCTATGAACATCGTTTAATTGATGACATGGTAGCTGCAGCCATGAAATGGGAAGGTGGCTTTGTTTGGGCTTGTAAAAATTATGACGGTGATGTTCAGTCAGACACCGTTGCTCAAGGCTTTGGATCACTCGGATTAATGACATCAACATTAGTGACGCCCGATGGAAAAACAATGGAAGCTGAAGCTGCTCACGGAACAGTTACCAGACATTTCCGTCAGCACCAGAAAGGAAATCCAACATCGACCAACCCAATTGCTTCAATTTTTGCATGGACAAGAGGACTGGCTTTCCGTGGGAAACTGGATGAGAACCAAGCATTGATTGATTTCGCCAACACACTTGAACAGGTTTGTATCAGCACGGTTGAAAGTGGCAAGATGACAAAAGACCTGGCTTTAATTATTCATGGGAAAGATTTAAAAGAAGAACACTACCTGACGACCCAAGAGTTTTTAAATGCCATTGATGAAAACTTGAGAAATAGTTTAACTGCAAACTAA